In Acidaminococcales bacterium, a single genomic region encodes these proteins:
- a CDS encoding protein-glutamate O-methyltransferase CheR has product MAWENDKNWESFKEKWLRKSGIDLNLYKPAQMHRRINNFMERAGTNDYDKFLAMIGADKDLYHAFLEHLTINVTEFFRTPEKFDDLEKIIVPELLKKNPKLRIWSAGCSTGAEPYSLAMMLNDMTPGVAHRILATDLDTEMLAKAKAGGPYAPNEVKNLPPARIKNYFTLVNDGYMVKDEIKHKIELKQHNLLKDRFETGFNLILCRNVVIYFTEEAKDKLYRNFFAALKEGGVLFVGGTEAIMNFRDMGYTQIRPFFYQKH; this is encoded by the coding sequence ATGGCCTGGGAAAATGACAAAAATTGGGAATCGTTCAAAGAAAAATGGCTGCGCAAATCCGGGATTGACCTTAACCTTTACAAGCCGGCGCAAATGCACCGGCGCATAAACAATTTCATGGAGCGCGCCGGCACAAACGATTACGACAAGTTCCTGGCGATGATCGGCGCGGACAAGGATCTTTACCACGCTTTTTTGGAGCATTTGACCATAAACGTGACGGAATTTTTCCGTACGCCGGAAAAGTTTGACGATCTGGAAAAAATCATTGTCCCGGAACTTTTGAAGAAAAACCCTAAACTGCGCATTTGGAGCGCCGGCTGTTCCACCGGCGCGGAGCCTTATTCACTCGCCATGATGCTTAACGACATGACGCCGGGCGTCGCCCATCGCATACTCGCCACCGACCTTGACACGGAAATGCTGGCCAAAGCCAAAGCCGGCGGCCCTTACGCTCCCAACGAGGTAAAGAACCTGCCGCCGGCCAGAATAAAAAACTATTTTACCCTGGTAAACGATGGGTACATGGTAAAGGACGAGATAAAACACAAAATAGAGCTCAAGCAGCACAATCTTTTGAAAGACCGCTTTGAAACGGGGTTCAATCTCATCCTCTGCCGCAATGTCGTCATATATTTCACCGAAGAAGCCAAGGACAAACTCTACAGAAACTTTTTCGCCGCCCTGAAAGAGGGGGGGGTATTGTTCGTCGGGGGGACCGAGGCGATCATGAATTTTCGCGACATGGGCTATACACAGATAAGGCCTTTCTTTTACCAGAAACATTAA